In the genome of Drosophila subpulchrella strain 33 F10 #4 breed RU33 chromosome 2L, RU_Dsub_v1.1 Primary Assembly, whole genome shotgun sequence, one region contains:
- the LOC119547590 gene encoding gustatory and pheromone receptor 32a codes for MAFEVQTRDPRLQSDNPDPTRMKQGSLVSFIPVSASLAMSPNTWIVEMPEQKTRSHPYPRRVSPYRTASLNRDAFTRDSTASAGPVPLRNHDYPVFEDIRTILSVLKASGLMPIYEQVSNYEVGPPTKTNEFYSFFVRGAVHALTIFNVYSLFTPISAQLFYSYRETDNVNQWIELLLCILTYTLTVFVCARNTKSMLRIMNEILQLDEEIRRQFGANLNQDFGFSVKFLVGIAACQTYIIVLKIYAVQGVITPTSYILLAFYAIQNGLTATYIVFASALLRIVYIRFHFINELLTRYTYGQQNKRKGGGGRRAHGNNNINPNAAIMEHFPEDSLFIYRMHNKLLRIYKGINDCCNLILVSFLGYSFYTVTTNCYNLFVQITAKGMVSPNILQWCFAWLCLHFSLLALLSRSCGLTTKEANATSQILARVYAKCREYQNIIDKFLTKSIKQEVQFTAYGFFAIDNSTLFKIFSAVTTYLVILIQFKQLEDSKTDDSVPKQT; via the exons ATGGCATTTGAAGTCCAGACCCGTGACCCCAGATTACAATCAGATAACCCAGACCCCACTCGAATGAAACAAGGTTCACTCGTGTCGTTTATTCCTGTCAGTGCCTCGTTGGCAATGTCCCCGAACACTTGGATAGTCGAAATGCCCGAGCAAAAAACGCGTTCACATCCGTATCCGCGTAGGGTCTCGCCTTACAGAACTGCGTCTCTGAACAGGGATGCCTTCACTAGGGATAGCACGGCATCGGCAGGACCTGTTCCTTTAAGGAACCATGATTACCCCGTATTCGAGGACATTCGCACCATATTATCCGTGCTGAAGGCTAGTGGCTTGATGCCTATATACGAACAAGTGTCCAATTACGAAGTGGGACCTCCGACCAAAACCAACGAGTTCTACTCCTTCTTCGTAAGAGGCGCGGTACATGCCTTGACCATCTTTAATGTCTATAGTTTATTTACACCGATATCGGCCCAATTATTTTACTCCTACCGGGAGACAGACAATGTGAACCAGTGGATCGAGCTGCTACTATGCATCCTTACCTATACCCTTACTGTTTTTGTGTGTGCCCGGAATACGAAGAGCATGTTAAGGATCATGAATGAAATCCTGCAACTGGATGAGGAGATACGTCGACAGTTTGGCGCCAATTTGAACCAAGACTTCGGCTTCTCTGTGAAGTTTTTGGTGGGAATAGCCGCCTGCCAGACTTATATCATcgtgttaaaaatatatgccGTTCAAGGAGTGATCACACCCACCTCCTATATACTGCTGGCCTTCTATGCCATCCAGAATGGGCTGACAGCCACGTATATAGTATTTGCATCGGCCTTGCTCAGAATTGTGTATATACGATTTCATTTTATAAATGAACTACTGACTAGATACACCTATGGGCAGCAGAATAAACGCAAAGGAGGCGGAGGGAGGCGAGCGCAtggtaataataatattaaccCCAATGCCGCTATTATGGAACATTTCCCCGAGGACTCCCTGTTCATATACCGCATGCACAACAAACTGCTGCGTATCTACAAGGGCATCAATGATTGCTGCAACCTGATTCTGGTCTCCTTCCTGGGATACTCATTCTACACGGTCACCACCAACTGTTATAACCTTTTTGTTCAGATCACCGCGAAGGGCATGGTGTCGCCCAACATTCTGCAGTGGTGCTTCGCGTGGCTCTGCCTACACTTTTCCCTTTTGGCCCTGTTGTCCCGGAGTTGTGGTCTTACCACCAAGGAG GCCAACGCGACATCCCAAATACTGGCGAGGGTATATGCCAAGTGCAGGGAGTATCAGAATATCATTGACAAATTCCTAACCAAGAGCATAAAGCAGGAGGTGCAGTTCACGGCATATGGATTTTTCGCCATAGATAACTCTACGCTTTTTAAGATATTTTCGGCAGTCACCACATATCTGGTCATCTTGATCCAGTTTAAACAGCTCGAAGACTCGAAAACTGATGACTCCGTACCAAAGCAGACCTAA